The proteins below are encoded in one region of Geomonas ferrireducens:
- a CDS encoding PAS domain S-box protein: MSTHRFRRILSLQSTLLAAIPFLLVAVLNIFLLLPHIKKDVESGQRELARAFGVAMDNYLSAALTDVKAVAALPLRKPGYLGDLQEILDAEVEASTSLNVIYAVLPNGAIKAAGIRKDHRHTEQDHHALERTSLAGDQLFRDTRHYASTVWSNTFFPAPGRGVSVAVGVPSRDLVVIGEIDLAKLIGSLRDIAGSTGQEIVLIDRNGQVIAAKEGTAPSPPRFLGDIPLVRRGLLSDTPVSGEFTLNGRTLVGTIMKSTHIGWYVLVTQPVQTAYRSVAITTRNVGAGALAALLLALPASLFLARRLSRCLEELAAFARRVAGGEKPPPRQKGDITEVEQLAEDLQSMADEIQHREQQLMESERLLRSITDHAFHYQGLLTPDGTLVDANRTALGLVGVEKETVLGLPYWDTPWWRHDAGLRKRLRTSIAIGSQGVPARFGATHLDQEGDVHHIDFSLSPIRDEEGAVIYLIAEGRDITDFAQAKSELKESEERFYQVFVQNDDPVILMKLETLQVIDANPAALALYGLRHEELPYLDVKTLIEAGDLEKIRAALAHHDGSQGVLQRAVSYKAGGEKIVISFRGTRIRLKDEELVLCSIRDISEKLRLEDEIRATQAKLIQTNKMSSLGMLVSSVAHEINNPNHCISINNTVLTQIVRDALARLLALREAEGNFNLGGFPYDEVLEMVPKLHDGIREGSLQIDKIVRDMKNFSKPAELDMQGTVEVNRSVENAGSILWHHIQRHTDNCRMELGQDLPAVQGSQQQIDQVVINLVMNALQSLPDKNSGVLIRTWCAPQRETVNLSVEDQGSGMSEEVLARLTEPFFTMRIEQGGTGLGLYISSSIVKEHGGSLEFESRPGKGTRVTMRLPIRRD, encoded by the coding sequence GTGTCCACGCACCGTTTTCGCAGGATACTATCGCTGCAGTCCACCCTTCTGGCCGCCATCCCCTTCCTGCTGGTCGCCGTTTTGAACATCTTCCTGCTGCTCCCCCACATAAAGAAAGACGTTGAGTCCGGGCAACGGGAGCTGGCGCGCGCCTTCGGCGTTGCCATGGACAACTACCTCTCCGCCGCGCTCACTGACGTCAAGGCGGTAGCCGCCCTTCCCCTGCGCAAACCGGGCTACCTCGGGGACCTCCAGGAGATCCTCGATGCCGAGGTCGAGGCATCCACATCGCTCAACGTGATTTACGCCGTACTTCCAAACGGAGCGATCAAGGCGGCAGGTATCCGCAAGGACCATCGCCACACAGAACAGGACCACCACGCCCTGGAGCGGACGAGCCTCGCCGGGGATCAGCTCTTCCGCGACACCCGCCACTATGCGAGCACCGTCTGGTCCAACACCTTTTTTCCCGCACCCGGCAGGGGCGTGTCGGTTGCAGTCGGGGTCCCAAGCAGGGACCTCGTGGTGATCGGCGAGATCGACCTCGCGAAGCTGATCGGTTCCCTGCGCGACATAGCCGGAAGCACCGGCCAGGAAATCGTGCTGATCGACCGCAACGGCCAGGTGATCGCCGCAAAGGAGGGGACCGCCCCATCCCCTCCCCGCTTTCTGGGCGACATCCCCCTGGTGCGCCGCGGACTCCTCTCGGACACGCCGGTGAGCGGCGAGTTCACCCTCAATGGGCGCACCCTGGTCGGAACCATCATGAAGTCCACGCACATAGGGTGGTACGTCCTGGTGACCCAGCCGGTGCAGACCGCCTACCGCTCCGTGGCCATCACCACGCGCAACGTGGGAGCGGGGGCGCTTGCCGCCCTGCTCCTCGCCCTTCCGGCCTCGCTCTTTCTGGCCCGCCGCCTCTCGCGCTGTCTGGAGGAATTGGCCGCCTTCGCCCGCAGGGTGGCCGGCGGCGAGAAGCCTCCCCCCAGGCAAAAGGGAGATATCACCGAGGTCGAGCAGTTGGCAGAAGACCTGCAGAGCATGGCGGACGAGATCCAGCACAGGGAACAGCAGCTCATGGAGAGCGAGAGGCTCTTGCGCTCCATCACCGACCACGCCTTCCATTACCAGGGGCTCCTCACCCCCGACGGGACCCTGGTCGACGCGAACCGCACCGCCCTCGGCCTGGTCGGAGTCGAGAAGGAGACGGTCCTTGGCCTCCCCTACTGGGACACCCCGTGGTGGAGACATGACGCCGGGCTGCGCAAGCGGCTGCGCACCTCTATAGCGATCGGCTCGCAGGGTGTTCCGGCCCGCTTCGGGGCCACCCACCTGGACCAGGAGGGAGACGTGCACCACATCGACTTCTCACTCTCCCCGATCCGCGACGAGGAGGGTGCGGTGATCTACCTGATTGCCGAGGGGCGCGACATCACCGACTTCGCCCAGGCGAAAAGCGAGCTCAAGGAGAGCGAGGAGCGCTTCTACCAGGTCTTCGTACAAAATGACGATCCCGTAATCCTCATGAAGCTCGAGACCTTGCAGGTGATCGACGCAAACCCCGCGGCGCTGGCGCTCTACGGCTTGCGCCACGAAGAACTGCCGTACCTCGACGTGAAGACCCTGATTGAAGCGGGGGATCTGGAGAAGATCAGGGCGGCGCTCGCGCACCACGACGGCTCGCAGGGGGTCCTGCAACGGGCGGTGAGCTACAAGGCAGGAGGCGAAAAGATCGTCATCTCCTTTAGGGGAACACGGATCAGACTCAAAGACGAGGAGCTCGTCCTCTGCTCCATCCGGGACATCTCCGAAAAGCTCCGGCTTGAGGATGAGATACGCGCCACCCAGGCCAAGCTGATCCAGACCAACAAGATGAGCTCGCTTGGGATGCTGGTCTCCAGCGTGGCGCACGAGATCAACAACCCTAACCATTGCATCTCCATCAACAACACCGTGCTCACCCAGATCGTGAGGGACGCCCTGGCCCGTCTGCTGGCGCTAAGGGAGGCGGAGGGGAACTTCAACCTCGGGGGCTTCCCCTACGACGAGGTACTGGAGATGGTCCCCAAGCTGCATGACGGCATCAGGGAGGGGTCGCTGCAGATCGACAAGATCGTGCGGGACATGAAGAACTTCAGCAAGCCCGCCGAGCTGGACATGCAGGGAACCGTCGAGGTGAACCGGTCCGTGGAGAATGCCGGCTCGATCCTGTGGCACCATATCCAGCGCCACACGGACAACTGCCGCATGGAGCTTGGACAGGACCTTCCCGCCGTGCAGGGGAGCCAGCAGCAGATCGACCAGGTGGTGATAAACCTGGTCATGAACGCACTGCAGTCGCTACCCGACAAGAACAGCGGCGTGCTGATCCGGACCTGGTGCGCCCCCCAGCGAGAGACGGTGAACCTGAGCGTAGAGGATCAGGGGAGCGGCATGTCTGAGGAGGTGCTCGCACGGTTGACCGAGCCGTTTTTCACCATGCGGATCGAGCAAGGGGGGACGGGGCTTGGGCTGTACATCTCCTCCTCCATAGTCAAAGAGCATGGCGGCAGCCTGGAATTCGAATCAAGACCGGGTAAAGGCACCAGGGTCACCATGCGCCTCCCCATCCGGAGGGATTAG
- a CDS encoding sigma-54-dependent transcriptional regulator — protein MSAQGKKKGVADQILLVDDEPHILFGSSVMLRQAGFARVKTLDDIRQLLPMLLEEEPGVIVLDLQMPHISGKEMLGELNCSYPAIPVIIVTAANELETAIDCMKLGAFDYIVKPVDATRFVTSVRKALDRNAMQREIESLRESLLGGAPANDKAFSAIKTRSPRMKAIFSYLEAVAPTEQPVLITGETGVGKELIARALHELSGRRGAFVPVNSAGVDDHVFSDTLFGHRKGAFTGADQARDGMIVRSAGGTLFLDEIGETSPATQVKLLRLLQEGEYYPLGSDHPAANQARVVVATNRDLPAAIAEGSFRRDLYYRLCAHQVNVPPLRERTEDIPLLLETFVEEAARTLHREAPGYPYELASLLAGYSFPGNVRELRAMVFNAVTLQQGGRLSVAAFRDATGAGLPAVAPGQEEGGQWLDLSAGFPTLAEITQSLIRAALSRSGGNQRAAAELLGITRQALNQRISRK, from the coding sequence ATGTCAGCACAGGGAAAAAAGAAGGGGGTGGCGGACCAGATACTTCTGGTGGACGACGAGCCCCACATCCTGTTCGGATCCTCGGTTATGCTGCGTCAGGCTGGCTTTGCGCGGGTGAAGACCCTGGACGACATCCGCCAACTGCTGCCGATGCTTTTGGAGGAAGAGCCCGGGGTGATCGTCCTCGACCTGCAGATGCCGCACATATCCGGCAAGGAGATGCTCGGCGAGCTCAACTGCAGTTACCCGGCCATTCCGGTGATCATCGTCACCGCGGCAAACGAGCTGGAAACCGCCATCGACTGCATGAAGCTCGGCGCCTTCGACTACATAGTGAAGCCGGTGGACGCCACCCGCTTCGTGACGAGCGTCAGGAAGGCGCTGGACAGAAACGCCATGCAGCGCGAGATAGAGTCGCTGCGCGAGTCGCTTTTGGGCGGGGCCCCCGCGAACGACAAGGCCTTTTCCGCCATCAAGACCAGAAGCCCCCGCATGAAGGCGATCTTCAGCTATCTGGAGGCGGTGGCTCCCACGGAGCAGCCGGTCCTGATCACGGGAGAGACCGGGGTCGGCAAGGAACTGATCGCCCGCGCCCTGCATGAGCTGAGCGGACGCCGGGGGGCATTCGTCCCGGTTAACAGCGCAGGTGTGGACGACCACGTCTTCTCGGACACCCTCTTCGGGCACAGGAAGGGGGCCTTCACCGGCGCCGACCAGGCGCGCGACGGCATGATCGTCCGCTCGGCCGGGGGGACGCTCTTTCTGGACGAGATCGGCGAGACGTCCCCGGCCACCCAGGTGAAGCTTTTGCGGCTTTTGCAGGAAGGGGAGTACTACCCGCTGGGGTCCGATCATCCCGCAGCCAACCAGGCCCGCGTGGTGGTGGCGACCAACCGCGATCTTCCCGCCGCCATCGCTGAGGGTAGCTTCCGGCGCGATCTGTACTACCGTCTCTGCGCCCACCAGGTGAACGTGCCGCCGCTGCGCGAGCGCACCGAAGACATCCCGCTTCTTCTGGAGACCTTCGTGGAGGAGGCGGCGCGCACGCTGCACCGGGAGGCCCCGGGCTACCCGTACGAACTGGCGAGCCTCCTGGCAGGGTACTCCTTCCCCGGGAATGTGAGGGAGTTGCGCGCCATGGTGTTCAACGCGGTGACGCTGCAGCAGGGTGGCAGGCTTTCCGTAGCCGCCTTCCGCGACGCCACCGGGGCGGGGCTCCCGGCAGTTGCCCCCGGCCAGGAAGAGGGTGGGCAATGGCTGGACCTCTCCGCAGGCTTCCCCACCCTGGCCGAGATCACCCAGAGCCTGATCCGGGCCGCCTTGAGCCGTTCCGGCGGCAACCAGCGTGCGGCCGCCGAACTGCTCGGGATCACCCGGCAGGCCCTCAATCAGCGCATTAGCAGGAAATAA
- a CDS encoding response regulator produces MLKKVLVVDDSEMIHKMYRLVLNRYECEILDAMNGQEALNLLDLHRDTGLILLDINMPVMNGVQFLEKAGALGITGRVPVIIISTEGKESDTIRGLQLGAKGYVKKPFKPTLLHDLIEKLVLPSPAPPQIDERRCANTL; encoded by the coding sequence ATGCTTAAAAAAGTGCTGGTGGTTGATGATTCCGAGATGATCCACAAGATGTACCGCCTGGTTCTGAACCGTTACGAGTGCGAGATCCTCGACGCCATGAACGGTCAGGAGGCGCTCAACCTGCTGGACCTGCACCGGGACACCGGGCTCATCCTGCTCGACATCAACATGCCGGTCATGAACGGGGTGCAGTTTCTGGAGAAGGCGGGGGCGCTGGGGATCACCGGCAGGGTCCCGGTCATCATCATCAGCACCGAAGGGAAGGAGAGCGACACGATCCGCGGCCTCCAGCTCGGCGCCAAAGGGTACGTGAAAAAGCCCTTCAAACCCACCCTTTTGCACGACTTGATCGAGAAGCTCGTGCTCCCTTCGCCCGCGCCGCCCCAGATCGACGAGCGCCGCTGCGCCAACACCCTTTAA
- a CDS encoding response regulator produces MKLTKILVVDDSPLIRQMYHLVLARYRCQILDAVNGQEALDILARQDDVQLVLLDINMPIMNGVKFLEKTSLLGLTQRIPVIIVSTEGSEEDTLQGLRLGASGYLTKPFTPSQLHEVIVRVLQASGACPEPEEMAFER; encoded by the coding sequence ATGAAACTGACAAAAATCCTCGTAGTGGATGATTCTCCCCTGATCCGCCAGATGTACCACTTGGTCCTGGCGCGCTACCGGTGTCAGATCCTGGATGCCGTGAACGGTCAGGAGGCGCTCGACATCCTGGCGCGGCAGGACGACGTGCAGCTAGTGCTTTTGGACATCAACATGCCGATCATGAACGGGGTGAAGTTCCTGGAAAAGACCTCGCTTTTGGGACTTACGCAAAGGATCCCGGTGATCATCGTCAGCACCGAGGGGAGTGAAGAGGATACCCTCCAGGGGCTGAGGCTCGGTGCGAGCGGGTACCTGACCAAGCCCTTCACCCCGAGCCAGCTCCATGAGGTGATCGTGAGGGTGCTTCAGGCGAGCGGGGCCTGCCCGGAGCCGGAGGAGATGGCCTTTGAACGGTGA
- a CDS encoding chemotaxis protein CheA: protein MNGECDFSALARDFVEDAGGHLDAVEECLLELERRASGGCDTELVTTIQGHLHTLKGNSGMMGLSPVQQYVHRLEEVMKELGAGLLPPGPAFFSALYGGINALRSALSRFAESPDAGFDFTGEETTLELLRCAPGPAAVPLPSPAVPAAEFGYITKKSSTLKVDFEKLDELLNLMGELVVQRTALAAMEKRLREQVSDRELLSAFNETSQLIVKSTDDLRQSIMKVRMLPVKSVFQRFQRLVRDLSLAQGKKVRLLFEGEETELDKTVLDEIGEPLLHLIRNAVDHGLEPPAERRGCGKDECGTLTLKARHESNHIVIQVCDDGRGMDHEDIRAKAIARGVLEPEAARGMGEAELQQLVFLPGFSTRSEVTETSGRGIGLDVVRKIVSSLNGIIEIESRGGRGTTFTMMLPLTLAIITALMVEVAGETYAVPLSGVLESVQVQGEACHDTGNGEVIVLRDRVLPLYRLDRFFGRQGGAGREQEYVVVVASGDKRGGLVVDRLVGQQEIVIKGLDDYLGELPGISGGTVLGDGRVSLIVDIPSILGA, encoded by the coding sequence TTGAACGGTGAATGCGATTTTTCAGCCCTCGCCCGTGACTTCGTAGAGGACGCGGGTGGACACCTGGACGCGGTAGAGGAATGCCTCCTCGAACTGGAGCGGCGCGCCTCGGGCGGGTGCGACACCGAGTTGGTCACCACGATCCAGGGGCACCTCCATACCCTCAAGGGAAACTCCGGGATGATGGGGCTTTCCCCCGTGCAGCAGTACGTGCACCGGCTTGAGGAAGTGATGAAGGAGCTGGGAGCCGGGCTTTTACCACCCGGCCCCGCCTTCTTCTCCGCTCTCTACGGCGGCATCAACGCGCTCCGCTCCGCCCTCTCCCGCTTCGCCGAATCCCCCGACGCCGGCTTCGATTTCACCGGCGAAGAGACTACGCTCGAGCTGCTGCGTTGCGCTCCCGGGCCGGCGGCCGTGCCCCTCCCGTCCCCTGCCGTCCCCGCAGCGGAGTTCGGCTACATCACGAAAAAAAGCAGCACCCTCAAGGTCGATTTCGAGAAGCTTGACGAGCTACTGAACCTCATGGGCGAGCTCGTCGTCCAGCGCACCGCCCTTGCCGCCATGGAGAAGCGCCTGCGCGAGCAGGTGTCCGACCGGGAGCTTTTGAGCGCCTTCAACGAGACGAGCCAGCTGATCGTCAAGAGCACCGACGACCTGCGCCAGTCCATCATGAAGGTGCGCATGCTCCCGGTGAAGAGCGTGTTCCAGCGCTTCCAGCGCCTGGTGCGCGACCTCTCGCTTGCCCAGGGGAAGAAGGTGCGCCTGCTCTTCGAAGGGGAGGAAACCGAACTGGACAAGACGGTCCTCGACGAGATCGGCGAGCCCCTTTTGCACCTGATCAGAAACGCCGTGGACCACGGGCTCGAGCCCCCCGCCGAGCGGCGCGGCTGCGGCAAGGATGAATGCGGCACCCTGACGCTCAAGGCGCGCCATGAAAGCAACCACATCGTCATCCAGGTCTGCGACGACGGTCGGGGGATGGACCATGAGGATATCCGCGCCAAGGCGATAGCCCGCGGCGTGCTGGAGCCGGAGGCGGCCCGCGGGATGGGGGAGGCCGAGCTGCAGCAGCTCGTGTTTCTTCCCGGCTTCTCGACGCGAAGCGAGGTGACCGAGACCTCCGGGCGGGGGATCGGGCTCGACGTGGTCAGAAAGATCGTCTCCTCCTTAAACGGCATCATCGAGATCGAATCAAGGGGTGGGCGCGGCACCACCTTCACCATGATGCTTCCCCTCACGCTGGCCATCATCACCGCCCTCATGGTGGAAGTGGCGGGCGAGACCTACGCGGTGCCGCTTTCCGGGGTCCTCGAAAGCGTCCAGGTGCAGGGGGAAGCTTGCCACGACACGGGAAACGGCGAGGTGATCGTGCTGCGTGACCGGGTGCTCCCCCTTTACCGGCTGGACCGCTTCTTCGGGCGGCAAGGCGGCGCGGGAAGGGAACAGGAGTACGTGGTGGTGGTGGCAAGCGGCGACAAAAGGGGAGGGCTCGTGGTGGACCGGCTGGTGGGCCAGCAGGAGATTGTCATCAAGGGGCTGGACGATTATCTCGGGGAACTCCCGGGGATCTCAGGCGGCACCGTGTTAGGTGACGGCCGGGTCTCGCTCATCGTGGACATCCCCTCGATTCTGGGGGCGTGA
- a CDS encoding chemotaxis protein CheW yields MAEQFSLPSSGLAEDVLARFIEQAQQEVDRDVTISSGADGEGMLQLVTFRLGKEEYGVDIQSVQEIIRGGGITEVPGAPPHVRGVINLRGKIIPVVDLRRRFSRPEIEANEEQRIVVVELGEKRLGMLVDSVRQVIQFSTSLVEEMPEDATTAEASYIRGMGKLDGRLIIILNLNRALLL; encoded by the coding sequence ATGGCAGAGCAATTTTCCCTACCAAGTTCCGGGCTCGCCGAGGACGTGCTGGCCCGGTTCATCGAACAGGCCCAGCAGGAGGTGGATCGGGACGTGACGATCTCTTCCGGCGCAGATGGGGAGGGGATGCTGCAGTTGGTCACCTTCAGGCTCGGCAAGGAGGAGTACGGGGTCGACATCCAAAGCGTCCAGGAGATCATCCGCGGGGGCGGCATCACCGAGGTCCCGGGGGCTCCCCCCCACGTGCGCGGCGTCATCAACCTGCGTGGCAAGATCATCCCGGTGGTGGACCTGCGCCGGCGTTTTTCCCGCCCGGAGATCGAGGCGAACGAGGAGCAGCGCATAGTCGTGGTGGAACTGGGCGAGAAGCGCCTGGGGATGCTGGTCGACTCGGTGCGCCAGGTGATCCAGTTCTCGACGAGCCTCGTCGAGGAGATGCCCGAGGACGCCACCACGGCCGAGGCGAGCTACATCCGCGGCATGGGGAAACTCGACGGCCGCCTCATCATCATTTTGAACCTCAACCGGGCACTGCTGCTCTAG
- a CDS encoding methyl-accepting chemotaxis protein yields MLKNVRIGGRLGLGFGIMLLIVVAVGGTGYWGVRESTQTTIAMLQGDATISEHASRARANVVGMRRYEKDLYLNIGDHGKEKEYLGKWSEQRDHLLNRLKDLEKIVVLPKEKEAIKAMREELSAYEAGFNKIYQGIEAGRIKTPAQANAAIEPYKTGIHKFEEVSKEIADESNQRMDSKEKVMNDLARHVSLLVVASILVSLIVGILVSFLITRSITVPINAAVEVAKTVAQGDLTVAVVVNSKDEVGELLSAMQTMVQSLLAMIGKIRGTSGEVASAAGQISANTQQLTKSAHGQASATEETSATMVQMAASIQTVAGNADSLAANADEVSSSIEELGASSEQVAKSADVMASAVAETSATIEQMTVSIENVAQNAEELMSSVAETSATIEQITVSIDQVAGNSQELQKVMADSSATIEEMAASIRQVAKNVEEADRVAKGAAKEGEAGLEAGQQAVAAMGRAAEVIEKTSDSILNLGRRSEEIGNIVKVIGEIADQTNLLALNAAIEAARAGDAGRGFAVVADEVRKLAERSMAATKEIALVIRQVQADTGESVKFGEIASQEAKNSMELITLAGTALDNIVTSIDRTSTLMSDIARMTAEQSNASTQVMRAVEQMSGASDVVANAAREQATGGRQIRIAVERMNQLTQEVTGSAKEQALGSRQIRIAVDNMNQVTSQVTVATREQSLSARQIVSAVNSMTAMTQSVANATAEQKKGGEMVVVAMDNISDITRENLSAVEQLSRAAQNLTQQAEEMTALVGTFKVA; encoded by the coding sequence ATGTTAAAGAACGTTCGCATAGGGGGCCGGCTCGGCCTTGGTTTCGGCATCATGCTGCTCATCGTCGTCGCCGTCGGCGGTACCGGTTACTGGGGGGTGAGGGAGAGCACCCAGACCACCATCGCCATGCTCCAGGGGGATGCCACCATCTCGGAACACGCCTCCCGGGCGCGGGCCAACGTGGTGGGCATGCGGCGCTACGAGAAGGACCTCTACCTCAACATCGGTGACCATGGCAAGGAAAAGGAGTACCTCGGCAAGTGGAGCGAGCAGCGCGACCACCTCTTGAACCGCCTGAAGGACCTCGAAAAGATCGTGGTCCTGCCCAAGGAGAAGGAGGCGATCAAGGCGATGCGGGAGGAACTCTCCGCCTACGAGGCCGGCTTCAACAAGATCTACCAGGGGATCGAGGCGGGTCGCATCAAGACCCCGGCCCAGGCCAACGCGGCCATTGAGCCGTACAAGACGGGGATCCACAAGTTCGAGGAGGTCTCCAAGGAGATCGCCGACGAGAGCAACCAGCGCATGGACAGCAAGGAGAAGGTCATGAACGACCTCGCCCGGCACGTGTCGCTCCTCGTGGTGGCGAGCATCCTGGTGAGCCTCATCGTGGGGATCCTGGTGAGCTTTTTGATCACCCGCAGCATCACCGTTCCCATCAACGCCGCGGTCGAGGTGGCGAAGACCGTGGCCCAGGGCGATCTCACCGTGGCGGTCGTGGTGAACTCGAAGGACGAGGTGGGCGAGCTTCTCTCCGCCATGCAGACCATGGTGCAGAGCCTTCTGGCCATGATCGGCAAGATCCGCGGTACCTCGGGCGAGGTCGCTTCCGCCGCCGGCCAGATCTCGGCCAACACCCAGCAGCTCACCAAGTCGGCCCACGGTCAGGCCTCGGCCACCGAGGAAACCTCGGCCACCATGGTGCAGATGGCCGCCTCCATCCAGACCGTTGCCGGCAACGCCGATTCCCTGGCCGCCAACGCGGATGAGGTCTCCTCCTCCATCGAGGAGCTTGGCGCCTCCAGCGAACAGGTGGCGAAAAGCGCCGACGTGATGGCGAGCGCGGTCGCCGAGACCTCGGCCACCATAGAGCAGATGACCGTCTCCATCGAGAACGTGGCGCAAAACGCCGAAGAGCTCATGTCCTCGGTCGCCGAGACCTCGGCCACCATAGAGCAGATCACCGTCTCCATCGACCAGGTGGCCGGCAACTCCCAGGAGCTGCAAAAGGTCATGGCCGACTCCTCCGCAACCATCGAGGAGATGGCCGCTTCGATCCGCCAGGTGGCGAAGAACGTGGAGGAGGCGGACCGCGTGGCCAAGGGTGCGGCCAAGGAGGGTGAGGCCGGCCTCGAGGCGGGGCAGCAGGCGGTCGCCGCCATGGGGCGCGCGGCCGAGGTGATCGAGAAGACCTCCGACTCCATCCTGAACCTCGGGCGTCGCTCCGAGGAGATCGGCAACATCGTCAAGGTGATCGGCGAGATCGCCGACCAGACCAACCTCCTCGCCCTGAACGCCGCCATCGAGGCGGCGCGCGCCGGCGACGCCGGGCGCGGCTTCGCCGTGGTGGCCGACGAGGTGAGGAAACTCGCCGAACGGAGCATGGCGGCCACCAAGGAGATCGCCCTGGTGATCCGCCAGGTGCAGGCCGACACCGGCGAGTCGGTGAAGTTCGGCGAGATCGCCTCGCAGGAGGCGAAGAACTCCATGGAGCTCATCACGCTTGCGGGGACGGCGCTTGATAACATCGTCACCAGCATCGACCGCACCAGCACCCTCATGTCCGACATCGCCCGCATGACCGCCGAGCAGTCCAACGCCTCCACCCAGGTGATGCGCGCGGTGGAGCAGATGAGCGGGGCCTCCGACGTGGTGGCCAACGCCGCCCGCGAGCAGGCGACCGGCGGCAGGCAGATCCGCATCGCCGTGGAGCGGATGAACCAGTTGACCCAGGAGGTGACCGGCTCGGCGAAGGAGCAGGCGCTGGGGAGCCGCCAGATCCGCATCGCGGTGGACAACATGAACCAGGTGACCAGCCAGGTGACCGTCGCCACCCGCGAACAGTCCCTCTCCGCGCGCCAGATCGTTTCCGCGGTAAACAGCATGACCGCCATGACCCAGTCGGTGGCCAACGCCACAGCCGAGCAGAAGAAGGGGGGCGAGATGGTGGTGGTCGCCATGGACAACATAAGCGACATCACCCGCGAGAACCTCTCCGCCGTCGAGCAGCTCTCGCGCGCGGCCCAGAACCTCACCCAGCAGGCCGAGGAGATGACGGCGCTGGTCGGCACCTTCAAGGTGGCCTGA
- a CDS encoding CheR family methyltransferase, translating to MEMAASRAYGDELPDPCLDRIRERVFQLSRLYFAPRKLSLFRQRVESRLAQLGFADCCSYLDHLERTPGEYLTLLDLLTINETFFFRNPDQFTHLRQVVLPELELARGRELMRSWGGSGEGGQGIMKLRILCAGCSTGEEPYSVAMTLLEGLRYPKAWDIEVVAGDISKSCLKSAREGFYEIERLHNIPPHLIGKYFTATAGGAFVGEELRSLVRVIPLNLNDLMGGELPAGIGTGWGEFDLVFCRNVMIYFSPACQQLLVETLSRLLAPGGHLFTGDAEPLHLFDHDLVAVPKAGCLVYRKVENIEHASSL from the coding sequence ATGGAAATGGCGGCAAGCCGGGCATACGGGGACGAGCTCCCCGACCCCTGCCTGGACAGGATACGGGAGCGGGTCTTCCAACTGAGCAGGCTCTACTTCGCCCCCCGCAAACTCTCCCTGTTCAGGCAGCGGGTGGAAAGCCGGCTGGCGCAGCTCGGGTTTGCCGACTGCTGCAGCTATCTGGACCACCTGGAGCGGACCCCGGGTGAGTACCTAACCCTGCTCGACCTGTTGACCATCAACGAGACCTTCTTCTTCCGCAACCCGGACCAGTTCACCCACCTGCGCCAGGTGGTGCTGCCGGAACTGGAGCTGGCCCGGGGACGGGAGTTGATGCGCTCGTGGGGGGGAAGCGGAGAGGGGGGGCAGGGGATCATGAAGCTGCGCATCCTCTGCGCCGGCTGTTCCACCGGCGAGGAGCCCTACTCCGTCGCGATGACCCTGCTCGAGGGGCTGCGCTATCCGAAGGCCTGGGACATCGAGGTCGTTGCCGGCGACATCAGCAAGAGCTGCCTTAAGTCCGCGCGGGAGGGGTTCTACGAGATCGAGCGGCTGCACAACATCCCGCCCCACCTGATCGGGAAGTACTTCACCGCCACGGCGGGCGGGGCCTTCGTGGGGGAGGAACTGAGGTCGCTGGTGCGGGTCATCCCGCTCAACCTGAACGACCTCATGGGGGGGGAGCTTCCCGCCGGTATAGGTACCGGCTGGGGGGAGTTCGACCTCGTCTTTTGCCGCAACGTGATGATCTACTTCTCGCCTGCCTGCCAGCAACTCCTCGTGGAAACCCTGTCCCGGCTGCTGGCGCCGGGGGGGCACCTTTTCACCGGTGACGCCGAGCCCCTGCACCTTTTCGACCACGACCTCGTGGCGGTCCCCAAAGCCGGCTGTCTCGTGTACCGCAAAGTGGAGAACATAGAACATGCTTCATCCTTATGA